A stretch of Patagioenas fasciata isolate bPatFas1 chromosome 4, bPatFas1.hap1, whole genome shotgun sequence DNA encodes these proteins:
- the G3BP2 gene encoding ras GTPase-activating protein-binding protein 2 isoform X1 has product MVMEKPSPLLVGREFVRQYYTLLNKAPDFLHRFYGRNSSYVHGGLDASGKPQEAVYGQAEIHKKVMSLQFSECHTKIRHVDAHATLSDGVVVQVMGELSNNGQPMRKFMQTFVLAPEGSVPNKFYVHNDIFRYEDEVFGDSEGELDEESEEEVEEEQEERQPSPEPVQENASNTYYENHPVTNGIEEALEEPSHEPEPELESETKTEELKAEGEEKTLEELEEKSPSPPPVEPVSLPQEPPKAFSWASVTSKNLPPSGTVSSSGIPPHVKAPVSQPRVETKPEAQSQPPRVREQRPRERPGFPPRGPRPGRGDMEQNESDNRRIIRYPDSHQLFVGNLPHDIDESELKEFFMSFGNVVELRINTKGVGGKLPNFGFVVFDDSEPVQRILVAKPIMFRGEVRLNVEEKKTRAARERETRGGGDDRRDIRRNDRGPGGPRGIVGGGMMRDRDGRGPPPRGGMAQKLGSGRGTGQMEGRFSGQRR; this is encoded by the exons GTTTTACGGCAGGAATTCTTCTTATGTGCATGGAGGACTGGATGCCAGTGGGAAACCACAAGAAGCAGTGTATGGTCAAGCT GAGATACACAAGAAAGTGATGTCATTACAGTTCAGTGAATGCCACACCAAGATTCGTCATGTGGATGCTCATGCTACTCTGAGCGATGGGGTGGTTGTGCAAGTCATGGGAGAGCTGTCAAACAACGGGCAGCCAATGAGGAAGTTCATGCAGACCTTTGTACTTGCTCCAGAA GGTTCTGTTCCAAACAAGTTCTATGTCCATAATGATATCTTCAGATATGAAGATGAAGTATTTGGGGATTCAGAAGGAGAACTTGATGAAG AATCTGAGGAAGAGGTGGAAGAGGAGCAGGAGGAAAGACAACCATCGCCTGAACCTGTGCAAGAGAATGCAAGCAATACTTACTATGAAAACCATCCTGTAAC CAATGGGATAGAGGAGGCGCTAGAGGAACCATCTCATGAACCTGAGCCAGAACTGGAATCAGAAACAAAAACTGAGGAGCTGAAAGCTGAAGGAGAAGAGAAGACCCTTGAAGAGCTAGAAGAGAAGTCTCCATCTCCACCTCCTGTAGAACCTGTTTCACTACCACAAGAACCACCAAAG GCTTTCTCTTGGGCTTCAGTGACCAGTAAAAACCTGCCTCCTAGTGGTACTGTTTCTTCCTCTGGAATTCCACCCCATGTTAAAGCACCAGTCTCACAG CCAAGAGTTGAAACTAAACCTGAAGCTCAGTCTCAGCCTCCTCGGGTACGTGAACAGCGACCCAGGGAAAGACCGGGTTTTCCACCTCGAGGACCTCGACCAG GGAGAGGGGACATGGAGCAGAATGAGTCAGATAATCGCCGAATAATTCGCTATCCAGACAGCCACCAGCTCTTTGTTGGGAACTTGCCACATGACATCGATGAGAGTGAACTGAAAGAGTTCTTTATGA GCTTTGGAAATGTGGTGGAACTCCGCATAAATACCAAAGGAGTGGGAGGAAAACTGCctaattttggttttgtggtaTTTGATGATTCTGAGCCAGTCCAGCGAATTTTAGTTGCAAAA CCTATTATGTTCCGGGGTGAGGTGCGCTTGaatgtggaagagaaaaaaacaagagCTGCTCGTGAAAGAGAGACCCGAGGCGGAGGCGATGATCGTAGGGATATTCGACGCAATGATAgaggccccgggggtccccgtggAATAGTGGGTGGTGGCATGATGCGAGACCGTGATGGAAGAGGACCCCCTCCAAGAGGTGGCATGGCACAGAAACTTGGCTCTGGACGAGGAACCGGGCAAATGGAAGGCCGTTTCAGTGGACAGCGTCGCTGA
- the G3BP2 gene encoding ras GTPase-activating protein-binding protein 2 isoform X2 — protein sequence MVMEKPSPLLVGREFVRQYYTLLNKAPDFLHRFYGRNSSYVHGGLDASGKPQEAVYGQAEIHKKVMSLQFSECHTKIRHVDAHATLSDGVVVQVMGELSNNGQPMRKFMQTFVLAPEGSVPNKFYVHNDIFRYEDEVFGDSEGELDEESEEEVEEEQEERQPSPEPVQENASNTYYENHPVTNGIEEALEEPSHEPEPELESETKTEELKAEGEEKTLEELEEKSPSPPPVEPVSLPQEPPKPRVETKPEAQSQPPRVREQRPRERPGFPPRGPRPGRGDMEQNESDNRRIIRYPDSHQLFVGNLPHDIDESELKEFFMSFGNVVELRINTKGVGGKLPNFGFVVFDDSEPVQRILVAKPIMFRGEVRLNVEEKKTRAARERETRGGGDDRRDIRRNDRGPGGPRGIVGGGMMRDRDGRGPPPRGGMAQKLGSGRGTGQMEGRFSGQRR from the exons GTTTTACGGCAGGAATTCTTCTTATGTGCATGGAGGACTGGATGCCAGTGGGAAACCACAAGAAGCAGTGTATGGTCAAGCT GAGATACACAAGAAAGTGATGTCATTACAGTTCAGTGAATGCCACACCAAGATTCGTCATGTGGATGCTCATGCTACTCTGAGCGATGGGGTGGTTGTGCAAGTCATGGGAGAGCTGTCAAACAACGGGCAGCCAATGAGGAAGTTCATGCAGACCTTTGTACTTGCTCCAGAA GGTTCTGTTCCAAACAAGTTCTATGTCCATAATGATATCTTCAGATATGAAGATGAAGTATTTGGGGATTCAGAAGGAGAACTTGATGAAG AATCTGAGGAAGAGGTGGAAGAGGAGCAGGAGGAAAGACAACCATCGCCTGAACCTGTGCAAGAGAATGCAAGCAATACTTACTATGAAAACCATCCTGTAAC CAATGGGATAGAGGAGGCGCTAGAGGAACCATCTCATGAACCTGAGCCAGAACTGGAATCAGAAACAAAAACTGAGGAGCTGAAAGCTGAAGGAGAAGAGAAGACCCTTGAAGAGCTAGAAGAGAAGTCTCCATCTCCACCTCCTGTAGAACCTGTTTCACTACCACAAGAACCACCAAAG CCAAGAGTTGAAACTAAACCTGAAGCTCAGTCTCAGCCTCCTCGGGTACGTGAACAGCGACCCAGGGAAAGACCGGGTTTTCCACCTCGAGGACCTCGACCAG GGAGAGGGGACATGGAGCAGAATGAGTCAGATAATCGCCGAATAATTCGCTATCCAGACAGCCACCAGCTCTTTGTTGGGAACTTGCCACATGACATCGATGAGAGTGAACTGAAAGAGTTCTTTATGA GCTTTGGAAATGTGGTGGAACTCCGCATAAATACCAAAGGAGTGGGAGGAAAACTGCctaattttggttttgtggtaTTTGATGATTCTGAGCCAGTCCAGCGAATTTTAGTTGCAAAA CCTATTATGTTCCGGGGTGAGGTGCGCTTGaatgtggaagagaaaaaaacaagagCTGCTCGTGAAAGAGAGACCCGAGGCGGAGGCGATGATCGTAGGGATATTCGACGCAATGATAgaggccccgggggtccccgtggAATAGTGGGTGGTGGCATGATGCGAGACCGTGATGGAAGAGGACCCCCTCCAAGAGGTGGCATGGCACAGAAACTTGGCTCTGGACGAGGAACCGGGCAAATGGAAGGCCGTTTCAGTGGACAGCGTCGCTGA